gagactctggagattagtggggacacaggtgagactctggagattagtggggacacaggtgagactctggagattaTCAGGGACACAGGTGAGGCTCTGGAGATTATCagggacacaggtgagactctggagattagtggggacacaggtgagactctggagattagtggggacacaggtgagactctggagattagtggggacacaggtgagactctggagattagtggggacacaggtgagactctggagattagtggggacacaggtgagactctggagattatcggggacacaggtgagactctggagattatcagggacacaggtgagactctggagattagtGAGGACACAGGCGAGACTCTGGAGATTATCagggacacaggtgagactctggagattagtggggacacaggtgagactctggagattatcggggacacaggtgagactctggagattatcagggacacaggtgagactctggagattagtGAGGACACAGGCGAGACTCTGGAGATTATCagggacacaggtgagactctggagattagtggggacacaggtgagactctggatattagtggggacacaggtgagactctggagattagtGGGGGCACAGGCGAGACTCTGGAGATTAGTGGGGGCACAGGCGAGACTGTGGAGATTAGTGGGGACACAGGCGAGACTCTGGAGATTAgtggggacacaggtgagactctggagattagtgggggcacaggtgaggctctgGAGATTAGTGGGGACACAGGTGAGGCTCTGGAGATTATCagggacacaggtgagactctggagattagtgaggacacaggtgagactctggagattatcagggacacaggtgagactctggagattagtggggacacaggcgagactctggagattagtggggacacaggtgagactctggagattagtggggacacaggtgagactctggagattagtggggacacaggtgagactctggagattagtggggacacaggtgagactctggagattagtggggacacaggtgagactctggagattagtggggacacaggtgagactctggagattagtggggacacaggtgagactctggagattagtggggacacaggcgagactctggagattaggggggacacaggtgagactctggagattagtggggacacaggtgagactctggagattaTCAGGGACACATgtgagactctggagattagtGAGGACACAGGCGAGACTCTGGAGATTATCAGGGACACAGGCGAGACTCTGGAGATTATCAGGGACACAGGCGAGACTCTGGAGATTAGaggggacacaggtgagactctggagattagtggggacacaggtgagactctggagattagtggggacacaggtgagactctggagattagtggggacacaggtgagactctggagattagtggggacacaggtgagactctggagattagtggggacacaggtgagactctggagattagtggggacacaggtgagactctggagattatcggggacacaggtgagactctggagattatcagggacacaggtgagactctggagattagtGAGGACACAGGCGAGACTCTGGAGATTATCagggacacaggtgagactctggagattagtggggacacaggtgagactctggagattatcggggacacaggtgagactctggagattatcagggacacaggtgagactctggagattagtGAGGACACAGGCGAGACTCTGGAGATTATCagggacacaggtgagactctggagattagtggggacacaggtgagactctggatattagtggggacacaggtgagactctggagattagtggggacacaggtgagactctggagattatcggggacacaggtgagactctggagattatcagggacacaggtgagactctggagattagtGAGGACACAGGCGAGACTCTGGAGATTATCagggacacaggtgagactctggagattagtggggacacaggtgagactctggatattagtggggacacaggtgagactctggagatttttggggggcacaggtgaggctctgGAGATTATCagggacacaggtgagactctggagatGAGAGAGAACACTATAGAGCAGAAAAAGGGAAGGTTCTGCGGGTTTCAGAATGTACAGATGATGATCAAATTAGAGGGCACATGGGGGGGCTTTATAGGTCAGATAGCAGAATGTAGAAGATTTACATAGAGAGGATGTATTTGAGGCTCTGTAGATCAGCGATGTCCCCTTTAGTAGCTGattgttgttggtgtggacaggaCATTTATTTTTTCATGTCACCACATTTGGTGGCTGTATTGGGATTATTGCCTTCATTCGTTGTGTCAGATCTCTCTACACCTTTGTTTTCTGGCCTCTGGTACACTGAGAATTATGAAGAATGAATTGGATTTCATAGTGCTTGGTTTATCGGCATATGGGGATATCCTGGAACACTGCAGTGAAACGTATATTTCTCCACTTACATATCAAGTATGACCTCCAGACCTCTACTTATTGTGCTCCTGTTCTGTCTAGGGACTTAGACCCAGTCAGTGTCATGTGGAGTCTTTCAATGTGACACCATCAGATGTTCTGAATTACTACTGTGAGCTTCAGATGAAGACCGAAATCCTGACCATAAGCCATGCTGACCCGGCAGATGAGAGTACGGTGCTGGCTCTTCCACCGGTGCAAAGGTAGGTTTATGTTACAGGCTCATTGATGACCTGGGAGGATGGGCCTCCCCCTTGTATATGGACAGGGGAGACCATCTGTATGATAAGGACCTGTCATATCCTGGCTAGTGATACTAGAATGTTATCTAATCTGTTGCCACTTCTACCTGCATACAGATCACTAATCATTCTGCCTGCAGGATACCCTTCTGCCTGCGGGACACCCTTCTGCCTGCGGGACACCCTTCTGCCTGCGGGACACCCTTCTGTCTGTGGGACACCTTCTGACTGCAGGACACCCCTTCTGACTGCAGGACACCCCTTCTGACTGCAGGACACCCCTTCTGACTGCAGGACACCCCTTCTGACTGCAGGACACCCCTTCTGACTGCAGGACACCTTCTGTCTGCAGGACACCTTCTGTCTGTAGGACACCTTCTGAATGCTGGACACCTTCCGACTGCAGGACACACCTTCCGACTGCAGGACACACCTTCCGACTGCAGGACACACCTTCCGACTGCAGGACACACCTTCCGACTGCAGGACACCTTCTGTCTGCAGGACACACCTTCTGACTGCAGGACACACCTTCCGACTGCAGGACACACCTTCCGACTGCAGGACACACCTTCCGACTGCAGGACACACCTTCTGACTGCTGGACACCTTCTGTCTGCAGGACACACCTTGTCTGCAGGACACCTTCTGACTGCTGGTCACCTTCTGTCTGTGGGACACCTTCTGTCTGTGGGACACACCTTCTTGACCGCAGGACACACCTTCTTGACCGCAGGACACACCTTCTTGACCGCAGGACACACCTTCTTGACCGCAGGACACACCTTCTGACTGCTGGACACACCTTCTGACTGCTGGACACACCTTCTGACTGCTGGACACACCTTCTGACTGCAGGACACCATGGCACATTACTCACATTGCTTATATCTTCTATTGTAACTGGTTATTTATATTTCCTACATGACTTTTGTTCCACATTAGTGGGAAGACTCACTTGTCTAGGATGTTTTCTCatggttttcctatttttattttgtAGGAAGCGTGTCCTTCTGCGGTTAGGGGAGACAAGTAAATCTTCACAACGTAGAGATCATAAAGGTGAGATGGTTGGCTCATTATGCAACTATTCTGTCTGTATTTTGTAAAGTCTGTCATGGTCTCTTCTTTCTGTCATCTTATTATATGTGGCACTATAACGGACCTccgtcctcaacaggactatgtctgccataaatgcttcctctgtccggtaccacatGATCCAAGACccttttagcccacccagtcactagccgTAACTCAATGTAGTGTGAAAAACTTCagactctttattcaaacacatgtaacaGATCTACAACTcagggacactcccccctcccccctgatctCCTGATCACAGATCATTGCCCCTGATCACCTGGTCACAGATCATTGCCCCTGATCTCCTGATCACAGAACATTGCCCCTGATCACCTGGTCACAGATCATTGCCCCTGATCACCTGGTCACAGATCATTGCCCCTGATCACCTGGTCACAGATCATTGCCCCTGATCTCCTGATCACAGAACATTGCCCCTGATCTCCTGGTCACAGATCATTGCCCCTGGTCTCCTGGTCACAGATCTTTGCCCCTGATCTCCTGGTCACAGATCATTGCCCCTGATCTCCTGATCACAGATTATTGCCCCTGATCTCCTGATCACAGATCATTGCCCCTGATCTCCTGATCACAGATTATTGCCCCTGATCTCCTGATCACAGATCATTGCCCCTGATCTCCTGATCACAGATTATTGCCCCTGATCACCTGGTCACAGATCATTGCCCCTGATCACCTGGTCACAGATCATTGCCCCTGATCACCTGGTCACAGATCATTGCCCCTGATCTCCTGATCACAGATCATTGCCCCTGGTCACAGATCATTGCCCCTGATCACCTGGTCACAGATCATTGCCCCTGATCACCTGGTCACAGATCATTGCCCCTGATCACCTGGTCACAGATCATTGCCCCCGATCACCTGGTCACAGATCATTGCCCCCGATCACCTGGTCACATATCATTGCCCCCGATCACCTGGTCACATATCATTGCCCCTGATCACCTGATCACAGATCATTGCCCCTGATCACCTGATCACAGATCATTGCCCCTGATCACCTGGTCACAGATCATTGCCCCTGATCACCTGGTCACAGATCATTGCCCCTGATCACCTGGTCACAGATCATTGCCCCTGATCACCTGGTCACAGATCATTGCCCCTGATCACCTGGTCACAGATCATTGCCCCTGATCACCTGGTCACAGATCATTGCCCCTGATCTCCTGATCACAGATCATTGCCCCTGGTCACAGATCATTGCCCCTGATCACCTGGTCACAGATCATTGCCCCTGATCACCTGGTCACAGTTCATTGCCCCTGGTCACAGATCATTGCCCCTGATCTCCTGGTCACAGATCATTGCCCCTGATCTCCTGGTCACAGATCATTGCCCCTGATCTCCTGGTCACAGATCATTGCCCCTGATCTCCTGGTCACAGATCATTGCCCCTGATCTCCTGGTCACAGATCATTGCCCCTGATCTCCTGGTCACAGATCATTACCCCTGATCTCCTGGTCACAGATCTTTGTCCCTGATCTCCTGGTCACAGATCTTTGTCCCTGATCTCCTGGTCACAGGTCATTGCCCCTGATCTCCTGGTCACAGGTCATTGCCCCTGATCTCCTGGTCACAGATCATTGCCCCTGATCACCTGGTCACAGATCATTGCTCCTGATCACCTGGTCACAGATCATTGCTCCTGATCACCTGGTCACAGATCATTGCTCCTGATCACCTGGTCACAGATCATTGCCCCTGATCTCCTGGTCACAGATCATTGCCCCTGATCTCCTGATCACAGATCATTGTCCCTGATCTCCTGATCACAGATCATTGTCCCTGATCACCTGGTCACAGATCATTGCTCCTGATCACAGATCATTGCCCCTGATCTCCTGATCACAGATCATTGCCCCTGATCTCCTGATCACAGATCATTGCCCCTGATCTCCTGATCACAGATCATTGTCCCTGATCTCCTGATCACAGATCATTGTCCCTGATCACCTGGTCACAGATCATTGCTCCTGATCACAGATCATTGCTCCTGATCACCTGATCACAGATCATTGTCCCTGATCTCCTGATCACAGATCATTGTCCCTGATCTCCTGATCACAGATCATTGTCCCTGATCTCCTGATCACAGATCATTGTCCCTGATCACCTGGTCTGTATGCGGATCACATGGACATAGATTGTCACCCTCCATCTCATGGCGATGGATTGTCTCCCTGATCTCTTGATCGTAGATTGCCATCCTCCATCTCCTGCCATCTCCTGGTTTGATTTCTTTGCCCACCTTGTCATGGATCGTTGCCCCCAATCTCCTGGTTGTAGATAATCTCCTGTATTTTCTTACTTGTTGATCATGGGGTGTGACTTTTGGGTCATAGATTATGGCCCATGTTGTCAAAAACAGGTCTTCATAACTTCATGTAAAGCTAATAAATGGGAACCGCTAAGTGATGAGTGATTTTGTTAGTGGGCACATTTCTTGTTGGGAAGTATTATTGACTGAGTGTCATTTTTAATGTGAGAAGTTTGGCTTTCTTGTATAAATCTTTTTCCATCTCCTGCACCTATAATATCAGAGAAGTCCTGATCAGTGTTTCCACAGCCTGCCTGTAGACATCTGTCTTTTACTATAGACTAACCCTAACCAATCGCATGAGAAATTGTCAATTTGAGCAATTGTCACCCTAGGTTTATGGGCTGTGCCATGTACCCTTGTATTAATATTAGCACCCCCAAACTAACAATGAATCATTCTCCTGTTGATGACTAGGTAGGTTGTAGTCTTAGGGTTAGATGCTGCAGACATATTGTGATCAGACGTGTTTTGACCTCGTTTTCTCTTTCAGGTGTCTCCCTCCCTCCAATTCCTCAGAGACTTTTTCCCGGTGTCATCCCATTCATTAACTTACCTGTGAAAAGGATCTCCATTAACCCATTCACACCTACCTTGGACCTTCCAGGGGCCGCACATCTCACTGGTTCCCTGACACAGGAAGCCCATCAATATTTCTTTTTACAGCAGTCTTATTTGGAGAGTTATTACTGACATTAAACTAAATAAATATTGTCTCACCAGTCATTGTTTTATCATGTACTACCGAAAGTGTGCCGGATTATTAAACAGGGAGGAGATCTGAGGGGTTTGGGTAACTTTCCCCTATTAGCAGTATGGAGCATATAAAGTATAGAAAACACACAGCAGCGCATGCAGAGCAGAGTGATGGGGTGTGGGGTAGGTACAGTAAAGTGAGCATAGAGATAATGTTTGGGATGGGGTGTATGGGGCCCCGACATCCAAAATAACCTCAGAAACTTCTGTGCATGACGTGCAGATACATTGTAACCCCCTTGGACTTTTAGGACAGAAAGTAGGGTGAGAGTAAGTTTCTTTAAAAGGCAGTAATGACACTTTTATTAATATAGGTATAAAGAAGAGAAAAGGGGCAATACAACCCTAATAgcaaataaagtgcataaaaacaaTATACAATCGAGATAATATACACCGTTCAAAAATACATTGTGTAATCTAACCCAATATTGTCGAGTATACCCAGGTACTGCCAAAGGTGTACTGTGGTCAGTCCGTATGGCTTTCCAGGACACGTCTCAACATTGGAATTATTACTTCTTCAGGGGAAGTTTTTTCTGGGTGATTTTTCCTTTTTCTGGAATCAAATACAATCACTGGTAGTCATAAGAAGAAACCGTTCATTTCATATAGCGTATCACAATATAGCAATGGCTGTGAACATTATACAACACATGAACAATAGAACAAGCACATAGAACAATGGAAGATCCCAAAAATGGAGCTGGAATGCACAAGCCCCCCATCAAACAAATGAGCCCCCTGGATGAGTCAAAAAGACATCCACAAGAAGCGCCCTATTGGCTGCACCAGAAACACAGATCGTTGTATCTAAAATCAAAGTATAATAGGGATGACTATATATAGTAAGAGTATTGGAGAAACTATATTTAGTGACCACTATTATTACTGTATGTATGACCCCGGTCTGCctcctgaccacgct
This is a stretch of genomic DNA from Aquarana catesbeiana isolate 2022-GZ unplaced genomic scaffold, ASM4218655v1 unanchor247, whole genome shotgun sequence. It encodes these proteins:
- the LOC141122109 gene encoding uncharacterized protein (The sequence of the model RefSeq protein was modified relative to this genomic sequence to represent the inferred CDS: added 288 bases not found in genome assembly) — translated: MKEVEDLDFLWFCLHFLIQLSGGRRELILELLVTCVQTHPSHRGRFLSLFKDIGVEDPHGFIGRQVTSWDNWEQGDGETLKRTCEDWLDSWTGRLLDYLHAAMTQSMNQQKSHRDGGKAPRALQGLRPSQCHVESFNVTPSDVLNYYCELQMKTEILTISHADPADESTVLALPPVQRKRVLLRLGETSKSSQRRDHKGVSLPPIPQRLFPGVIPFINLPVKRISINPFTPTLDLPGAAHLTGSLTQEAHQYFFLQQSYLESYY